From a single Capsicum annuum cultivar UCD-10X-F1 chromosome 12, UCD10Xv1.1, whole genome shotgun sequence genomic region:
- the LOC107850786 gene encoding exocyst complex component SEC3A isoform X1, giving the protein MAKSSADDEELKRACEAALESTKQKIVMCIRVAKSRGIWAKTGKLGRSHTAKPRVIAISTKAKGQRTKAFLHVLKYSTGGVLEPAKLYKLKHMSKVEVVTNDPSGCTFMLGFDNLRSQSVAPPQWTMRNVDDRNRVLLCILNICKDVLGRLPKVVGIDVVEMALWAKENTPTFTKQHTNLQDGPISAAVEEREMKVTVERELVSQAEEEDMEALLGTYVMGIGEAEAFSERLKREVQALEAANVHAILENEPLIDEVLQGLEAATSCVEDMDEWLGIFNLKLRHMREDIESIESRNNKLEMQSVNNKALIEELDKLLERLRIPSEYAASLTGGSFDEARMLQNIEACEWLTNALRGLEAPNMDPSYANMRAVKEKRAELDKLKTTFVRRASEFLRNYFTSLVDFMISDKSYFSQRGQLKRPDHADLRYKCRTYARLLQHLKSLDKNCLGPLRKAYCTSLNLLLRREAREFANELRASTKASRNPTVWLEGSTGSNQNVNSTDTSTVSDAYAKMLTIFIPLLVDESSFFAHFMCFEVPALVPPGGLANGNKSAHDEDDANYDDLGIMDIDENDNKAGKNTGELEALNESLHDLLDGIQEDFYAVVDWAYKIDPLRCISMHGITERYISGQKADAAGFVRILLDDLESRISMQFSRFVNEACHQIERNERNVRQLGVLSYIPRFATLATRMEQYIQGQSRDLVDQAYSKFVTTMFLTLDKIAKADPKYEDIMLLENYAAFQNSLYDLANMVPTLAKFYHEASESYEQACTRHINVIIFYQFERLFQFVRRIEDLMYTIQPEEIPFQLGLSKMDLRKVVKSSLSGVDKSITAMYKRLQKNLTSEELLPSLWDKCKKEFLDKYDSFAQLVAKIYPSENIPSVSEMRDLLASM; this is encoded by the exons ATGGCGAAATCGAGTGCGGATGATGAGGAGTTGAAAAGAGCATGTGAAGCGGCATTAGAAAGCACTAAACAGAAGATAGTTATGTGTATTAGAGTTGCTAAAAGCCGCGGGATCTGGGCTAAGACTGGCAAATTAGGTCGCAGTCATACTGCTAAACCTCGAGTTATCGCCATTTCCA CAAAAGCAAAAGGTCAACGCACTAAAGCTTTTCTCCATGTGTTAAAATATTCCACTGGAGGAGTTCTTGAG CCTGCAAAATTGTACAAGCTTAAGCATATGTCGAAGGTGGAGGTTGTAACTAATGATCCAAGTGGGTGTACATTTATGCTG GGCTTTGATAATCTCAGAAGTCAAAGTGTCGCTCCACCTCAGTGGACAATGCGTAATGTTGATGATAG GAACCGTGTATTGCTTTGCATTCTGAACATCTGTAAAGATGTCTTGGGTCGTCTCCCCAAGGTCGTTGGCATTGATGTGGTGGAGATGGCTCTTTGGGCAAAG GAAAATACTCCAACATTTACCAAACAACATACTAATCTCCAAGATGGTCCTATCAGTGCTGCTGTGGAAGAACGTGAGATGAAAGTAACTGTTGAAAGGGAACTTGTGTCTCAAGCAGAGGAAGAAGACATGGAGGCTCTTTTAGGCAC ATATGTAATGGGTATTGGTGAAGCCGAGGCATTCTCAGAGCGGTTAAAGCGAGAGGTTCAAGCTCTGGAAGCTGCGAATGTGCATGCCATTTTGGAGAACGAGCCATTAATTGATGAG GTCTTGCAGGGGCTTGAAGCAGCCACCAGCTGTGTTGAAGATATGGATGAATGGTTGGGCATTTTCAATTTAAAGCTAAGACACATGAGAGAAGACATTGAATCA ATAGAGAGCCGCAACAACAAACTAGAAATGCAGTCAGTTAACAACAAAGCATTGATTGAGGAGCTTGATAAGCTTCTTGAGAGATTGCGTATACCCTCTGAg TATGCAGCGTCTTTAACAGGTGGTTCATTTGACGAGGCAAGAATGCTTCAAAATATTGAGGCATGTGAGTGGTTAACTAATGCTTTACGTGGTCTTGAAGCTCCTAATATGGATCCTAGCTATGCAAACATGAGAGCT GTAAAGGAGAAACGAGCAGAGCTTGACAAGTTAAAAACTACATTTGTTCGAAGAGCATCTGAATTCTTGAGAAACTATTTTACCAGTTTGGTGGATTTTATGATAAGCGATAAGAGTTATTTTTCTCAG CGAGGGCAATTGAAGAGGCCTGACCATGCTGATCTGAGATACAAGTGCAGGACATATGCTCGTCTTTTGCAGCATCTGAAG AGTCTTGACAAGAATTGCTTGGGCCCTCTAAGAAAAGCTTATTGTACATCCCTTAATTTGCTTTTGCGTCGGGAG GCTCGGGAGTTCGCAAATGAGCTTCGTGCCAGTACAAAGGCGTCAAGAAATCCAACTGTATGGCTTGAAGGCTCGACGGGTTCGAATCAAAATGTGAATAGTACAGATACTTCAACAGTTTCAGATGCATATGCGAAAATGCTGACAATATTTATCCCTCTACTTGTAGACGAG AGTTCTTTCTTTGCTCACTTCATGTGCTTTGAAGTTCCTGCACTCGTTCCACCAGGAGGTCTTGCTAATGGCAATAAAAGTGCTCATGACGAGGATGATGCAAATTATGATGATTTGGGAATTATGGATATTGATGAGAATGACAACAAAGCTG GTAAAAACACTGGTGAGCTAGAGGCACTGAACGAATCACTTCATGATTTACTTGATGGAATACAA GAAGACTTTTATGCAGTGGTGGATTGGGCATACAAGATTGATCCTTTGCGCTGCATATCAATGCATGGAATAACCGAACGTTATATTTCAGGTCAGAAGGCTGATGCTGCAGGATTTGTGCGCATCTTGCTTGATGACTTGGAATCTAGAATTTCAATGCAGTTCAGTAGG TTTGTTAATGAAGCATGCCATCAAATTGAAAGAAATGAGCGAAATGTTCGACAGTTGGGAGTCTTGTCATATATACCAAG ATTTGCCACGCTTGCAACCCGTATGGAGCAGTACATTCAAGGACAATCAAGGGATTTGGTTGACCAGGCGTACTCAAAGTTT GTCACTACAATGTTCCTTACTTTGGATAAAATTGCAAAAGCGGACCCAAAATATGAAGACATTATGCTTTTAGAAAACTATGCAGCATTTCAGAATAG TCTTTATGACCTGGCTAATATGGTGCCGACATTAGCAAAATTCTATCATGAAGCCAGTGAATCTTATGAACAAGCTTGCACACGCCATATCAATGTGATTATATTCTAT CAATTTGAGCGACTTTTCCAGTTCGTTCGAAGAATCGAGGATTTGATGTACACAATCCAGCCTGAAGAG attccATTCCAACTTGGGCTGTCAAAGATGGATCTCCGCAAGGTGGTAAAATCCAGTTTATCTGGG GTGGATAAGTCCATTACTGCAATGTATAAGAGATTGCAGAAGAACCTAACCTCAGAGGAGTTGCTGCCTTCATTATGGGATAAATGCAAG AAGGAGTTCTTGGACAAGTACGACAGTTTTGCTCAGCTTGTAGCCAAGATATACCCCAGCGAGAACATCCCATCTGTCTCAGAAATGCGCGATCTTTTGGCATCCATGTAA
- the LOC107850786 gene encoding exocyst complex component SEC3A isoform X2 codes for MSKVEVVTNDPSGCTFMLGFDNLRSQSVAPPQWTMRNVDDRNRVLLCILNICKDVLGRLPKVVGIDVVEMALWAKENTPTFTKQHTNLQDGPISAAVEEREMKVTVERELVSQAEEEDMEALLGTYVMGIGEAEAFSERLKREVQALEAANVHAILENEPLIDEVLQGLEAATSCVEDMDEWLGIFNLKLRHMREDIESIESRNNKLEMQSVNNKALIEELDKLLERLRIPSEYAASLTGGSFDEARMLQNIEACEWLTNALRGLEAPNMDPSYANMRAVKEKRAELDKLKTTFVRRASEFLRNYFTSLVDFMISDKSYFSQRGQLKRPDHADLRYKCRTYARLLQHLKSLDKNCLGPLRKAYCTSLNLLLRREAREFANELRASTKASRNPTVWLEGSTGSNQNVNSTDTSTVSDAYAKMLTIFIPLLVDESSFFAHFMCFEVPALVPPGGLANGNKSAHDEDDANYDDLGIMDIDENDNKAGKNTGELEALNESLHDLLDGIQEDFYAVVDWAYKIDPLRCISMHGITERYISGQKADAAGFVRILLDDLESRISMQFSRFVNEACHQIERNERNVRQLGVLSYIPRFATLATRMEQYIQGQSRDLVDQAYSKFVTTMFLTLDKIAKADPKYEDIMLLENYAAFQNSLYDLANMVPTLAKFYHEASESYEQACTRHINVIIFYQFERLFQFVRRIEDLMYTIQPEEIPFQLGLSKMDLRKVVKSSLSGVDKSITAMYKRLQKNLTSEELLPSLWDKCKKEFLDKYDSFAQLVAKIYPSENIPSVSEMRDLLASM; via the exons ATGTCGAAGGTGGAGGTTGTAACTAATGATCCAAGTGGGTGTACATTTATGCTG GGCTTTGATAATCTCAGAAGTCAAAGTGTCGCTCCACCTCAGTGGACAATGCGTAATGTTGATGATAG GAACCGTGTATTGCTTTGCATTCTGAACATCTGTAAAGATGTCTTGGGTCGTCTCCCCAAGGTCGTTGGCATTGATGTGGTGGAGATGGCTCTTTGGGCAAAG GAAAATACTCCAACATTTACCAAACAACATACTAATCTCCAAGATGGTCCTATCAGTGCTGCTGTGGAAGAACGTGAGATGAAAGTAACTGTTGAAAGGGAACTTGTGTCTCAAGCAGAGGAAGAAGACATGGAGGCTCTTTTAGGCAC ATATGTAATGGGTATTGGTGAAGCCGAGGCATTCTCAGAGCGGTTAAAGCGAGAGGTTCAAGCTCTGGAAGCTGCGAATGTGCATGCCATTTTGGAGAACGAGCCATTAATTGATGAG GTCTTGCAGGGGCTTGAAGCAGCCACCAGCTGTGTTGAAGATATGGATGAATGGTTGGGCATTTTCAATTTAAAGCTAAGACACATGAGAGAAGACATTGAATCA ATAGAGAGCCGCAACAACAAACTAGAAATGCAGTCAGTTAACAACAAAGCATTGATTGAGGAGCTTGATAAGCTTCTTGAGAGATTGCGTATACCCTCTGAg TATGCAGCGTCTTTAACAGGTGGTTCATTTGACGAGGCAAGAATGCTTCAAAATATTGAGGCATGTGAGTGGTTAACTAATGCTTTACGTGGTCTTGAAGCTCCTAATATGGATCCTAGCTATGCAAACATGAGAGCT GTAAAGGAGAAACGAGCAGAGCTTGACAAGTTAAAAACTACATTTGTTCGAAGAGCATCTGAATTCTTGAGAAACTATTTTACCAGTTTGGTGGATTTTATGATAAGCGATAAGAGTTATTTTTCTCAG CGAGGGCAATTGAAGAGGCCTGACCATGCTGATCTGAGATACAAGTGCAGGACATATGCTCGTCTTTTGCAGCATCTGAAG AGTCTTGACAAGAATTGCTTGGGCCCTCTAAGAAAAGCTTATTGTACATCCCTTAATTTGCTTTTGCGTCGGGAG GCTCGGGAGTTCGCAAATGAGCTTCGTGCCAGTACAAAGGCGTCAAGAAATCCAACTGTATGGCTTGAAGGCTCGACGGGTTCGAATCAAAATGTGAATAGTACAGATACTTCAACAGTTTCAGATGCATATGCGAAAATGCTGACAATATTTATCCCTCTACTTGTAGACGAG AGTTCTTTCTTTGCTCACTTCATGTGCTTTGAAGTTCCTGCACTCGTTCCACCAGGAGGTCTTGCTAATGGCAATAAAAGTGCTCATGACGAGGATGATGCAAATTATGATGATTTGGGAATTATGGATATTGATGAGAATGACAACAAAGCTG GTAAAAACACTGGTGAGCTAGAGGCACTGAACGAATCACTTCATGATTTACTTGATGGAATACAA GAAGACTTTTATGCAGTGGTGGATTGGGCATACAAGATTGATCCTTTGCGCTGCATATCAATGCATGGAATAACCGAACGTTATATTTCAGGTCAGAAGGCTGATGCTGCAGGATTTGTGCGCATCTTGCTTGATGACTTGGAATCTAGAATTTCAATGCAGTTCAGTAGG TTTGTTAATGAAGCATGCCATCAAATTGAAAGAAATGAGCGAAATGTTCGACAGTTGGGAGTCTTGTCATATATACCAAG ATTTGCCACGCTTGCAACCCGTATGGAGCAGTACATTCAAGGACAATCAAGGGATTTGGTTGACCAGGCGTACTCAAAGTTT GTCACTACAATGTTCCTTACTTTGGATAAAATTGCAAAAGCGGACCCAAAATATGAAGACATTATGCTTTTAGAAAACTATGCAGCATTTCAGAATAG TCTTTATGACCTGGCTAATATGGTGCCGACATTAGCAAAATTCTATCATGAAGCCAGTGAATCTTATGAACAAGCTTGCACACGCCATATCAATGTGATTATATTCTAT CAATTTGAGCGACTTTTCCAGTTCGTTCGAAGAATCGAGGATTTGATGTACACAATCCAGCCTGAAGAG attccATTCCAACTTGGGCTGTCAAAGATGGATCTCCGCAAGGTGGTAAAATCCAGTTTATCTGGG GTGGATAAGTCCATTACTGCAATGTATAAGAGATTGCAGAAGAACCTAACCTCAGAGGAGTTGCTGCCTTCATTATGGGATAAATGCAAG AAGGAGTTCTTGGACAAGTACGACAGTTTTGCTCAGCTTGTAGCCAAGATATACCCCAGCGAGAACATCCCATCTGTCTCAGAAATGCGCGATCTTTTGGCATCCATGTAA
- the LOC107850919 gene encoding probable E3 ubiquitin-protein ligase ARI2 gives MEDYIYISSDDDEWDNNQDYNNDDDDDCEFDDGFSEIEQQSIGICQKAPSCKVIRKESLLAAQKEDLQRVMDLLSLKEHHARSLLIHYRWEADKVFAVFVERGSEKLYAEAGVTLEGKDELTPTLSTAELTCQICFEDVPVEQTTVMDCNHRFCNDCWTTHFSININEGKSKRVTCMAQKCNVICDEGKIRDLVTAKDPILAEKFDRFLLESYIDDNKRVKWCPSVPHCGNAIRIEDDEYCCEVECACGVQFCFNCLSEAHSPCSCMMWRLWMTKCKNDGKTVMWINENAKHCPKCHHAVEKNGGCNLVRCRCGQPFCWLCGGATGFEHTWSSIQGHTCGIYKEGEKDKAANVRNDLLRYTYYYERYMVHCDSLKLEANMKEKLHSEVLLLEARELQSKDFSWAENGLCRLRQSRRILSCSYPVSFYVFGQSLFKNEMTPKEMEIKQNLFENLQQQLEINVERLSMFLEEPFAEYPEEKVLETRMKIMTLSTVTDNLCEKLYDCIDNDLLVTLEQATHTIARYSSNGVAKASELPN, from the exons GTAATCAGGAAAGAGTCCCTTTTAGCTGCACAA AAAGAAGACTTGCAAAGAGTGATGGACTTGCTATCTCTAAAGGAACATCATGCACGGAGCTTGCTTATTCATTACCGATGGGAAGCTGACAAGGTCTTTGCTGTTTTTGTTGAGAGAGGGAGTGAAAAGTTATATGCTGAAGCAGGTGTGACACTGGAAGGAAAAGATGAACTTACTCCCACTCTGTCGACAGCTGAATTGACATGTCAAATTTGCTTCGAAGATGTTCCTGTTGAGCAGACTACTGTAATGGACTGCAACCATAGATTTTGCAATGATT GTTGGACAACTCATTTCAGTATAAATATAAATGAGGGCAAGAGTAAACGAGTAACATGCATGGCCCAAAAGTGCAATGTAATCTGCGATGAAGGGAAGATTAGGGATCTCGTCACTGCAAAAGATCCTATTTTGGCGGAGAAATTTGATCGGTTTCTGTTGGAGTCATATATTGATGATAACAAAAGGGTTAAATGGTGTCCTAGTGTTCCTCATTGTGGAAATGCAATTCGTATAGAGGATGATGAATACTGCTGTGAGGTTGAATGTGCATGTGGTGTACAGTTCTGTTTTAATTGTTTATCAGAGGCACACTCACCTTGTTCATGTATGATGTGGAGACTATGGATGACAAAGTGCAAGAACGATGGGAAGACTGTAATGTGGATAAATGAAAATGCCAAACACTGCCCAAAATGTCATCATGCTGTGGAGAAGAATGGGGGATGCAACCTTGTAAGATGTAGATGTGGACAGCCGTTTTG TTGGTTGTGTGGTGGAGCTACTGGTTTTGAACACACGTGGAGTAGCATTCAAGGTCACACTTGTGGCATTTATAAGGAAGGGGAAAAGGATAAGGCTGCAAATGTCAGAAATGATCTCTTGCGCTATACTTATTATTATGAGCGGTATATGGTTCATTGTGATTCTTTGAAGCTTGAAGCAAATATGAAGGAAAAACTGCATTCTGAAGTGTTGCTACTTGAAGCAAGGGAATTGCAATCAAAGGACTTCAGCTGGGCCGAAAATGGATTATGTAGACTCCGTCAATCAAGACGGATTCTCTCCTGTTCATATCCAGTTTCATTTTACGTTTTTGGTCAGTCTCTGTTCAAGAACGAAATGACACCAAAAGAAATGGAAATAAAACAGAACCTTTTTGAGAACCTGCAGCAGCAACTTGAAATAAATGTTGAAAGACTTTCGATGTTCTTGGAAGAACCGTTTGCTGAATATCCCGAAGAAAAGGTTTTGGAAACTAGGATGAAGATCATGACTCTCTCTACAGTAACAGACAACCTCTGCGAAAAGTT GTATGATTGCATTGACAACGATTTGCTGGTTACACTGGAGCAGGCGACTCATACCATAGCTCGGTATAGTTCCAAcggagtggctaaagcatcagaaCTTCCAAATTGA